From Pempheris klunzingeri isolate RE-2024b chromosome 16, fPemKlu1.hap1, whole genome shotgun sequence, a single genomic window includes:
- the znf384a gene encoding zinc finger protein 384a isoform X3, with translation MIRKQKIREIMDDSHFNSSYFWSPVPTVQGQIENAMFLNKSKEQLGQDKANAASFPHSSASSTSSPHYPTAVLAIPGSVDAGTGLRLVPKQEGGGGGGNSGGAHLSVVGGHLHQSHTSQNITVVPVPSTGIMTAAGLVITTPQGTLVPTASTQSFVAGHPTTTTMIVSAVHPSNTDKKEDSGVPPAVVMPTPSKRGRKSKQMMGRVAGVGGVLPPGSDALILAHLAAGGQHHTADPYDLSNDEDDHTNKDGPKSYRCRMCAVTFFSKSDMQIHAKSHTEAKPHKCPHCSKSFANSSYLSQHIRIHSGAKPYTCTYCQKTFRQLSHLQQHTRNHTEAKPHKCPHCSKSFANSSYLSQHIRIHTGAKPYSCSYCQKTFRQLSHLQQHTRIHTGDRPYKCNHPGCEKSFTQLSNLQSHRRQHNKDKPYKCHNCNRGYTDAASLEVHLSTHTVKHAKLFSCGLCNRSYTSETYLMKHMRKHNPDPLTVAATVAAQQAQGLTAGGGGGRGRGRGRGRGGGGRAGQLQSQTNPNNNTQNPNPGPPGSYQPPQQPTEAVVQCPFDLHQYKTVAASEIQYKPVTVADLPVTHKDLCLTVSTSAIQVEHMNS, from the exons ATGATCAGGAAACAGAAGATCAGAG AAATAATGGACGATTCCCATTTCAACTCATCATACTTTTGGTCTCCCGTCCCCACTGTACAAGGACAG ATCGAGAACGCCATGTTCCTGAACAAGTCAAAGGAGCAGCTAGGCCAAGACAAGGCCAATGCAGCCTCCTTCCCTCACTCCTCTGCgtcttccacctcctccccccactACCCCACGGCTGTGCTCGCCATCCCCGGCTCAGTGGACGCAGGAACCGGACTGCGGTTGGTCCCCAAACAggaaggaggtgggggtggtggCAACAGTGGCGGCGCACATCTAAGTGTGGTTGGGGGACACCTGCACCAGTCGCACACCTCCCAGAACATCACCGTCGTGCCTGTGCCCTCTACGGGTATCATGACTGCAG CGGGGTTAGTGATCACCACCCCTCAAGGCACACTGGTCCCCACTGCCTCCACGCAGTCATTTGTAGCTGGACAccccactaccaccaccatgatAGTGTCTGCAGTGCACCCCTCAAATACAG ACAAGAAGGAGGACTCTGGTGTCCCTCCTGCAGTCGTCATGCCAACACCCTCAAAGCGAGGCAGGAAGAGCAAACAGATGATGGGGAGAGTGGCCGGAGTGGGTGGGGTCCTCCCTCCAGGAAGTGATGCATTAATATTGGCACACCTGGCTGCTGGTGGACAG caccACACTGCTGACCCATATGACCTGTCAAATGATGAGGACGACCATACCAACAAAGATGGCCCCAAATCCTACAG GTGTCGGATGTGTGCAGTGACGTTCTTCAGCAAGTCAGACATGCAGATCCACGCCAAGTCCCACACTGAGGCCAAGCCCCACAAGTGCCCCCACTGTTCCAAATCGTTTGCCAACTCCAGCTACCTGTCCCAGCACATCCGCATCCACAGCGGGGCCAAGCCCTACACCTGCACCTACTGCCAGAAAACATTCAGGCAGCTCAGTCACCTACAGCAGCACACACG AAACCACACTGAGGCCAAGCCCCACAAGTGCCCCCACTGCTCCAAGTCGTTTGCCAACTCCAGCTACCTGTCCCAGCACATCCGCATCCACACCGGGGCCAAGCCCTACTCCTGCTCCTACTGCCAGAAAACATTCAGGCAGCTCAGTCACCTACAGCAGCACACACG GATTCACACCGGTGACCGGCCGTACAAGTGTAACCATCCTGGCTGTGAAAAATCTTTCACTCAGCTGTCCAACCTACAG TCTCACCGTCGGCAGCACAACAAAGACAAGCCGTACAAGTGCCACAACTGTAACCGTGGTTACACAGATGCTGCGAGCCTGGAGGTGcacctgtccacacacaccGTCAAGCATGCCAAGCTGTTCTCCTGTGGCCTCTGCAACCGATCCTATACCTCG GAGACGTATCTAATGAAACACATGAGGAAGCACAATCCCGATCCGCTAACAGTGGCAGCAACAGTAGCTGCTCAGCAGGCCCAGGGCCTCAcggcaggtggaggagggggcaggggCCGAGGCCGTGGCCGAGGGAGAGGAGGCGGAGGCCGAGCGGGCCAGCTCCAAAGCCAGACCAACCCTAACAATAACACCCAGAACCCTAATCCTGGACCCCCAGGCAGCTACCAGCCACCCCAGCAGCCAACAGAGGCTGTGGTTCAATGCCCGTTTGACCTGCACCAGTACAAGACAGTGGCAGCCAGCGAGATCCAGTACAAACCAGTCACTGTGGCGGACCTGCCCGTGACCCACAAAGACCTCTGCCTCACCGTCTCCACATCAGCCATACAGGTGGAGCACATGAACTCATAG
- the znf384a gene encoding zinc finger protein 384a isoform X1 produces the protein MIRKQKIREIMDDSHFNSSYFWSPVPTVQGQIENAMFLNKSKEQLGQDKANAASFPHSSASSTSSPHYPTAVLAIPGSVDAGTGLRLVPKQEGGGGGGNSGGAHLSVVGGHLHQSHTSQNITVVPVPSTGIMTAAGLVITTPQGTLVPTASTQSFVAGHPTTTTMIVSAVHPSNTDKKEDSGVPPAVVMPTPSKRGRKSKQMMGRVAGVGGVLPPGSDALILAHLAAGGQHHTADPYDLSNDEDDHTNKDGPKSYRCRMCAVTFFSKSDMQIHAKSHTEAKPHKCPHCSKSFANSSYLSQHIRIHSGAKPYTCTYCQKTFRQLSHLQQHTRNHTEAKPHKCPHCSKSFANSSYLSQHIRIHTGAKPYSCSYCQKTFRQLSHLQQHTRIHTGDRPYKCNHPGCEKSFTQLSNLQSHRRQHNKDKPYKCHNCNRGYTDAASLEVHLSTHTVKHAKLFSCGLCNRSYTSETYLMKHMRKHNPDPLTVAATVAAQQAQGLTAGGGGGRGRGRGRGRGGGGRAGQLQSQTNPNNNTQNPNPGPPGSYQPPQQPTEAVVQCPFDLHQYKTVAASEIQYKPVTVADLPVTHKDLCLTVSTSAIQTLHPSSPDRPANAFLPEKHAIWTQF, from the exons ATGATCAGGAAACAGAAGATCAGAG AAATAATGGACGATTCCCATTTCAACTCATCATACTTTTGGTCTCCCGTCCCCACTGTACAAGGACAG ATCGAGAACGCCATGTTCCTGAACAAGTCAAAGGAGCAGCTAGGCCAAGACAAGGCCAATGCAGCCTCCTTCCCTCACTCCTCTGCgtcttccacctcctccccccactACCCCACGGCTGTGCTCGCCATCCCCGGCTCAGTGGACGCAGGAACCGGACTGCGGTTGGTCCCCAAACAggaaggaggtgggggtggtggCAACAGTGGCGGCGCACATCTAAGTGTGGTTGGGGGACACCTGCACCAGTCGCACACCTCCCAGAACATCACCGTCGTGCCTGTGCCCTCTACGGGTATCATGACTGCAG CGGGGTTAGTGATCACCACCCCTCAAGGCACACTGGTCCCCACTGCCTCCACGCAGTCATTTGTAGCTGGACAccccactaccaccaccatgatAGTGTCTGCAGTGCACCCCTCAAATACAG ACAAGAAGGAGGACTCTGGTGTCCCTCCTGCAGTCGTCATGCCAACACCCTCAAAGCGAGGCAGGAAGAGCAAACAGATGATGGGGAGAGTGGCCGGAGTGGGTGGGGTCCTCCCTCCAGGAAGTGATGCATTAATATTGGCACACCTGGCTGCTGGTGGACAG caccACACTGCTGACCCATATGACCTGTCAAATGATGAGGACGACCATACCAACAAAGATGGCCCCAAATCCTACAG GTGTCGGATGTGTGCAGTGACGTTCTTCAGCAAGTCAGACATGCAGATCCACGCCAAGTCCCACACTGAGGCCAAGCCCCACAAGTGCCCCCACTGTTCCAAATCGTTTGCCAACTCCAGCTACCTGTCCCAGCACATCCGCATCCACAGCGGGGCCAAGCCCTACACCTGCACCTACTGCCAGAAAACATTCAGGCAGCTCAGTCACCTACAGCAGCACACACG AAACCACACTGAGGCCAAGCCCCACAAGTGCCCCCACTGCTCCAAGTCGTTTGCCAACTCCAGCTACCTGTCCCAGCACATCCGCATCCACACCGGGGCCAAGCCCTACTCCTGCTCCTACTGCCAGAAAACATTCAGGCAGCTCAGTCACCTACAGCAGCACACACG GATTCACACCGGTGACCGGCCGTACAAGTGTAACCATCCTGGCTGTGAAAAATCTTTCACTCAGCTGTCCAACCTACAG TCTCACCGTCGGCAGCACAACAAAGACAAGCCGTACAAGTGCCACAACTGTAACCGTGGTTACACAGATGCTGCGAGCCTGGAGGTGcacctgtccacacacaccGTCAAGCATGCCAAGCTGTTCTCCTGTGGCCTCTGCAACCGATCCTATACCTCG GAGACGTATCTAATGAAACACATGAGGAAGCACAATCCCGATCCGCTAACAGTGGCAGCAACAGTAGCTGCTCAGCAGGCCCAGGGCCTCAcggcaggtggaggagggggcaggggCCGAGGCCGTGGCCGAGGGAGAGGAGGCGGAGGCCGAGCGGGCCAGCTCCAAAGCCAGACCAACCCTAACAATAACACCCAGAACCCTAATCCTGGACCCCCAGGCAGCTACCAGCCACCCCAGCAGCCAACAGAGGCTGTGGTTCAATGCCCGTTTGACCTGCACCAGTACAAGACAGTGGCAGCCAGCGAGATCCAGTACAAACCAGTCACTGTGGCGGACCTGCCCGTGACCCACAAAGACCTCTGCCTCACCGTCTCCACATCAGCCATACAG ACGCTTCATCCCAGCTCTCCCGACCGCCCTGCCAACGCTTTTCTGCCAGAAAAACACGCTATATGGACACAGTTTTAG
- the znf384a gene encoding zinc finger protein 384a isoform X2, which produces MDDSHFNSSYFWSPVPTVQGQIENAMFLNKSKEQLGQDKANAASFPHSSASSTSSPHYPTAVLAIPGSVDAGTGLRLVPKQEGGGGGGNSGGAHLSVVGGHLHQSHTSQNITVVPVPSTGIMTAAGLVITTPQGTLVPTASTQSFVAGHPTTTTMIVSAVHPSNTDKKEDSGVPPAVVMPTPSKRGRKSKQMMGRVAGVGGVLPPGSDALILAHLAAGGQHHTADPYDLSNDEDDHTNKDGPKSYRCRMCAVTFFSKSDMQIHAKSHTEAKPHKCPHCSKSFANSSYLSQHIRIHSGAKPYTCTYCQKTFRQLSHLQQHTRNHTEAKPHKCPHCSKSFANSSYLSQHIRIHTGAKPYSCSYCQKTFRQLSHLQQHTRIHTGDRPYKCNHPGCEKSFTQLSNLQSHRRQHNKDKPYKCHNCNRGYTDAASLEVHLSTHTVKHAKLFSCGLCNRSYTSETYLMKHMRKHNPDPLTVAATVAAQQAQGLTAGGGGGRGRGRGRGRGGGGRAGQLQSQTNPNNNTQNPNPGPPGSYQPPQQPTEAVVQCPFDLHQYKTVAASEIQYKPVTVADLPVTHKDLCLTVSTSAIQTLHPSSPDRPANAFLPEKHAIWTQF; this is translated from the exons ATGGACGATTCCCATTTCAACTCATCATACTTTTGGTCTCCCGTCCCCACTGTACAAGGACAG ATCGAGAACGCCATGTTCCTGAACAAGTCAAAGGAGCAGCTAGGCCAAGACAAGGCCAATGCAGCCTCCTTCCCTCACTCCTCTGCgtcttccacctcctccccccactACCCCACGGCTGTGCTCGCCATCCCCGGCTCAGTGGACGCAGGAACCGGACTGCGGTTGGTCCCCAAACAggaaggaggtgggggtggtggCAACAGTGGCGGCGCACATCTAAGTGTGGTTGGGGGACACCTGCACCAGTCGCACACCTCCCAGAACATCACCGTCGTGCCTGTGCCCTCTACGGGTATCATGACTGCAG CGGGGTTAGTGATCACCACCCCTCAAGGCACACTGGTCCCCACTGCCTCCACGCAGTCATTTGTAGCTGGACAccccactaccaccaccatgatAGTGTCTGCAGTGCACCCCTCAAATACAG ACAAGAAGGAGGACTCTGGTGTCCCTCCTGCAGTCGTCATGCCAACACCCTCAAAGCGAGGCAGGAAGAGCAAACAGATGATGGGGAGAGTGGCCGGAGTGGGTGGGGTCCTCCCTCCAGGAAGTGATGCATTAATATTGGCACACCTGGCTGCTGGTGGACAG caccACACTGCTGACCCATATGACCTGTCAAATGATGAGGACGACCATACCAACAAAGATGGCCCCAAATCCTACAG GTGTCGGATGTGTGCAGTGACGTTCTTCAGCAAGTCAGACATGCAGATCCACGCCAAGTCCCACACTGAGGCCAAGCCCCACAAGTGCCCCCACTGTTCCAAATCGTTTGCCAACTCCAGCTACCTGTCCCAGCACATCCGCATCCACAGCGGGGCCAAGCCCTACACCTGCACCTACTGCCAGAAAACATTCAGGCAGCTCAGTCACCTACAGCAGCACACACG AAACCACACTGAGGCCAAGCCCCACAAGTGCCCCCACTGCTCCAAGTCGTTTGCCAACTCCAGCTACCTGTCCCAGCACATCCGCATCCACACCGGGGCCAAGCCCTACTCCTGCTCCTACTGCCAGAAAACATTCAGGCAGCTCAGTCACCTACAGCAGCACACACG GATTCACACCGGTGACCGGCCGTACAAGTGTAACCATCCTGGCTGTGAAAAATCTTTCACTCAGCTGTCCAACCTACAG TCTCACCGTCGGCAGCACAACAAAGACAAGCCGTACAAGTGCCACAACTGTAACCGTGGTTACACAGATGCTGCGAGCCTGGAGGTGcacctgtccacacacaccGTCAAGCATGCCAAGCTGTTCTCCTGTGGCCTCTGCAACCGATCCTATACCTCG GAGACGTATCTAATGAAACACATGAGGAAGCACAATCCCGATCCGCTAACAGTGGCAGCAACAGTAGCTGCTCAGCAGGCCCAGGGCCTCAcggcaggtggaggagggggcaggggCCGAGGCCGTGGCCGAGGGAGAGGAGGCGGAGGCCGAGCGGGCCAGCTCCAAAGCCAGACCAACCCTAACAATAACACCCAGAACCCTAATCCTGGACCCCCAGGCAGCTACCAGCCACCCCAGCAGCCAACAGAGGCTGTGGTTCAATGCCCGTTTGACCTGCACCAGTACAAGACAGTGGCAGCCAGCGAGATCCAGTACAAACCAGTCACTGTGGCGGACCTGCCCGTGACCCACAAAGACCTCTGCCTCACCGTCTCCACATCAGCCATACAG ACGCTTCATCCCAGCTCTCCCGACCGCCCTGCCAACGCTTTTCTGCCAGAAAAACACGCTATATGGACACAGTTTTAG
- the znf384a gene encoding zinc finger protein 384a isoform X4: MFLNKSKEQLGQDKANAASFPHSSASSTSSPHYPTAVLAIPGSVDAGTGLRLVPKQEGGGGGGNSGGAHLSVVGGHLHQSHTSQNITVVPVPSTGIMTAAGLVITTPQGTLVPTASTQSFVAGHPTTTTMIVSAVHPSNTDKKEDSGVPPAVVMPTPSKRGRKSKQMMGRVAGVGGVLPPGSDALILAHLAAGGQHHTADPYDLSNDEDDHTNKDGPKSYRCRMCAVTFFSKSDMQIHAKSHTEAKPHKCPHCSKSFANSSYLSQHIRIHSGAKPYTCTYCQKTFRQLSHLQQHTRNHTEAKPHKCPHCSKSFANSSYLSQHIRIHTGAKPYSCSYCQKTFRQLSHLQQHTRIHTGDRPYKCNHPGCEKSFTQLSNLQSHRRQHNKDKPYKCHNCNRGYTDAASLEVHLSTHTVKHAKLFSCGLCNRSYTSETYLMKHMRKHNPDPLTVAATVAAQQAQGLTAGGGGGRGRGRGRGRGGGGRAGQLQSQTNPNNNTQNPNPGPPGSYQPPQQPTEAVVQCPFDLHQYKTVAASEIQYKPVTVADLPVTHKDLCLTVSTSAIQTLHPSSPDRPANAFLPEKHAIWTQF; encoded by the exons ATGTTCCTGAACAAGTCAAAGGAGCAGCTAGGCCAAGACAAGGCCAATGCAGCCTCCTTCCCTCACTCCTCTGCgtcttccacctcctccccccactACCCCACGGCTGTGCTCGCCATCCCCGGCTCAGTGGACGCAGGAACCGGACTGCGGTTGGTCCCCAAACAggaaggaggtgggggtggtggCAACAGTGGCGGCGCACATCTAAGTGTGGTTGGGGGACACCTGCACCAGTCGCACACCTCCCAGAACATCACCGTCGTGCCTGTGCCCTCTACGGGTATCATGACTGCAG CGGGGTTAGTGATCACCACCCCTCAAGGCACACTGGTCCCCACTGCCTCCACGCAGTCATTTGTAGCTGGACAccccactaccaccaccatgatAGTGTCTGCAGTGCACCCCTCAAATACAG ACAAGAAGGAGGACTCTGGTGTCCCTCCTGCAGTCGTCATGCCAACACCCTCAAAGCGAGGCAGGAAGAGCAAACAGATGATGGGGAGAGTGGCCGGAGTGGGTGGGGTCCTCCCTCCAGGAAGTGATGCATTAATATTGGCACACCTGGCTGCTGGTGGACAG caccACACTGCTGACCCATATGACCTGTCAAATGATGAGGACGACCATACCAACAAAGATGGCCCCAAATCCTACAG GTGTCGGATGTGTGCAGTGACGTTCTTCAGCAAGTCAGACATGCAGATCCACGCCAAGTCCCACACTGAGGCCAAGCCCCACAAGTGCCCCCACTGTTCCAAATCGTTTGCCAACTCCAGCTACCTGTCCCAGCACATCCGCATCCACAGCGGGGCCAAGCCCTACACCTGCACCTACTGCCAGAAAACATTCAGGCAGCTCAGTCACCTACAGCAGCACACACG AAACCACACTGAGGCCAAGCCCCACAAGTGCCCCCACTGCTCCAAGTCGTTTGCCAACTCCAGCTACCTGTCCCAGCACATCCGCATCCACACCGGGGCCAAGCCCTACTCCTGCTCCTACTGCCAGAAAACATTCAGGCAGCTCAGTCACCTACAGCAGCACACACG GATTCACACCGGTGACCGGCCGTACAAGTGTAACCATCCTGGCTGTGAAAAATCTTTCACTCAGCTGTCCAACCTACAG TCTCACCGTCGGCAGCACAACAAAGACAAGCCGTACAAGTGCCACAACTGTAACCGTGGTTACACAGATGCTGCGAGCCTGGAGGTGcacctgtccacacacaccGTCAAGCATGCCAAGCTGTTCTCCTGTGGCCTCTGCAACCGATCCTATACCTCG GAGACGTATCTAATGAAACACATGAGGAAGCACAATCCCGATCCGCTAACAGTGGCAGCAACAGTAGCTGCTCAGCAGGCCCAGGGCCTCAcggcaggtggaggagggggcaggggCCGAGGCCGTGGCCGAGGGAGAGGAGGCGGAGGCCGAGCGGGCCAGCTCCAAAGCCAGACCAACCCTAACAATAACACCCAGAACCCTAATCCTGGACCCCCAGGCAGCTACCAGCCACCCCAGCAGCCAACAGAGGCTGTGGTTCAATGCCCGTTTGACCTGCACCAGTACAAGACAGTGGCAGCCAGCGAGATCCAGTACAAACCAGTCACTGTGGCGGACCTGCCCGTGACCCACAAAGACCTCTGCCTCACCGTCTCCACATCAGCCATACAG ACGCTTCATCCCAGCTCTCCCGACCGCCCTGCCAACGCTTTTCTGCCAGAAAAACACGCTATATGGACACAGTTTTAG